The following is a genomic window from Meriones unguiculatus strain TT.TT164.6M chromosome 7, Bangor_MerUng_6.1, whole genome shotgun sequence.
CAGAGCCTTCCTGCTCCAGAGGCCAAACCTCCTAACTCCTGATCTAACTCCTGTGCTGTATGCCTCCATCGCAGCACGGGTAGGCTTTGATTACAAGACAGTGCTTGCTTAACTCGATGTTTCTGTCAAGTAGAACAAGAACCTCCCTCAGAACATCACTCAGAATGCTCAGGCAAAAAATGCAGGAATGGGGGCAACCTGTGGCAGAAGGCTTCTCTTCCCTGGCCCTGCAGGGGAGGGGTCtgcttggagaggacaggtgtgGCCAGGGTCTGTCTCTCACTGAGCCCAGAATTGGCAACTTCAATCCCTCTCTCTAGGAAAAGGTGTCTTGTTAGGGTGTGGCTTTGGCACTGTCAGAAGAGCAAATGAGcttgagagacagctcagcaggagGAGGCTCTTGCAGtgcaagcctggagacccaaGTTTGATAAAGCCGGAGAGATAACTGATTCCGCACAGTTgacctctgccccacccccacacaaaTTACTCAATCAGCCAATTAATCAATATATTTAAAACTAAGAAGAGCAGAGGTCCAGGTGAGCTTTCCAAACTCCAAATCTCCCTTTTCACCCAAAGCCCCAGGGCAAGTTCTAGGATCACCTGAGAGTGTGAGAAACACCCACCACAAGGTCGAACTCTTAAACCCATTCCCGAGCGCTTACCCTGACTTGACAATGGGAATAGGTTGGGGCTCAAGAACCTCCCTCAGCTAGGCAAGGTGGCTGAATCAGGATTTCCAAGAGTACTAgattagcctgggctatatagtacCATTCCAGACAGGACCACATAGCAAGATCCCGTCTCGAAAAGCCAAAAGGGTAGGggtaggacaaaaaaaaaaaaaaaaaaaaaaaatgtcccccaAACAGCCAGAAATGCCTCAGAAATGCCCAGAGAGCTCTTGAAACTGCTTAACggaatcacatccaaagaaaCATGCAGACGCCTCATGAACCGCTTTTGCACTTTTGGGGGATTAAAAAAATGTGTCACCTGCCTTGAGTAAACTGATGGTGTGACTCCTACCCACTCTCGCTTAATGACGCCATTTGAAGTGCTTGAAGAATAAGGGTTTCCAGAGCCCTCACGACAGCCCTGAGATCTGCGGACAATTACCACTCACAGCTTAGGTGTGAGAAAATCAAAGTGAAGTAGTGACCTGAACAGTGGGGAGCCTAGCTTTCTGCCCTGGCTCTTTCGCACAGCTGCGACCAAGGGGGCAGGGTGCCCCATGAACCTATGAGGACCAGTACACCAACATGAGAACTCCGCCATGTTCTTATGACAAGTTACCAATGAGCTAAATGTACTTACattacaggtgaggaaactgaggaccAAGACGGGTAGTGTGGCTTGTTTAAATGATGTCATGTACCTCAGAGTGGTAGAGACTATGGGAATCCAAACCCTGACCTCTGTCCTAGCACACCAGGGGCAGAGCCAAGGAGCCAAAGGGCAGCCAGTGTGTGCTAACAGTGTGTCctaagagagatagagagaagagGCTTGTGCCAAGAAAAAACATGGCTTCAGTCTCAAGGCAAGGGTAGAGTCTGACAGGCATCTGAGTggacagcttgtttgtttgtttttttctttaatccccTGGTGTCTGCTAagataagaaaatgccctccttGTGGCTCAAGGAGATGAGCAATGGGGAAAACATCAGTGAGACACAGTTCTCGCCTTGTCCTGCTGTTCATGCGCTGGACCCTAGCTGAGCAGTTCTGTACCTGACCTACCCTCGTCACTCCGCAGGCCTCATCTCAGAGCCCCAGCTGTGTCCTGAGACTTGATGTGTACATTCATCTCCATGAAAGAACTCTGCGCCCAGTAAAGTTTTAAGTGTGGATGGCCAAAGTGATCTTGAGACCCGGAGGGTAATCTTCCTCCATGGCTCTTCCCCCAAATGGCCTGAGCAAAAGCTGCCCCAACAGGCTCTGCCTCATGCGGATGCTTGCCGGCTGCTGAAGAAAAGGTGTCTAATTCCAGAGTTAAAGATTTGGAATCCTGGACCGGAAGGTGAGTTCCTCCCCACCCTAACCCACTCCACGTAGATGCACTAGATGTGCTGTCTCAGAAGTTCTAGCCTCAGAAATCACACAGTTTAGAGCTGGAACCTGAATGCCCTGGGTGGGCTCCTACCCATCATTCTATGCGATCTGGCCTACAAGAACTAGCTCTCTGCAGCTGTACATGCCCACCATGTCTCACAGTGACATTCTGAGAGCTTCCCCACTTGGCTCGTGAGGGCATCCATGTTTACTGTCCTTGGTCCAGCGTGACCCTTTATTTTTGAGGTGGGAGTCAGCCAATGAATCTGAGAAACGGTGAGTTTATATTCACAAAGTGCACCCCAGATCctctcacaattttttttttctcggaAAACCTCCACACGTTATGCAAACACAAAGAGGCACAGCATCCCAGATTTCTCTGGGAGGGCAGAGGGGTGTTGTCCTGGGGGAGGCTGGCTCATTTCTGGTGAGTTGTGCTGTCTCCATGGTCTTGTTAATCATTAGTTGATCTGGAGTGGGCCAGAGAGCTCTATTTTCCTGAGCTTCTTTCTACAAGCCACTCTGCAGCTCAGATAGCCACCCAGCGCCACTCCAGGACTGTGCCGTGAGTAACCCAGGGATAAGGGGAACAGTATCAAGAGTGTGGCTTACCATCCTGGCTTGCCCAAGACCAAAATTTCTTCCCAGGTCACTGGATGTCAAAGCTGCAGTCAGAGGAGTCTGGTGACATCTGATCACCCTCCCTACGTGTTAGAAATGTCGAGGATCGGTAGAAACCCTGGTGTGCCTGTGCTCAGTGCCACCGCTCCCCTGCTAGGCTGCTGGTACTCAAGCCCCTCAAGTTTCCACAGCTAGCTCAGGAACAGTGTTTGCCTAATCTAGGTCTTCAAGCTCCAGGCAGGTGCTGCTGACGGGCTGGCGGGTGTTCTGGGCAATTCACTTAAAGCTGCAGAAAAGTTCATGGTACTGGGACTGGGGTTAGGGAGCTATGTAGggaaggaagactctagggagcCAGAGAGCTTATTAAATCCTCCTTCCCATGAAGAAATACCAACACAGAAGTTCTCGTTAGACAAGAGAAGTTAAACATAAATGTAACAATTGTAAATCTTTGAACTATGTCACTGAATGTGGTAACCCAAGACAGTAGTCTCTGCTATTCGGGAGACTTAAGCAGGAAGCCGTCTTCAGTTCCTTCTGGTGTTAAAGACGTAGTTCTTCCCTAGACGACTTAGTGAGATGGTATCTCAAAACAAGAAGTAGGAAGTTGTGGGTCTTTCATTATACCCATCACCCTGTGTTCTCACACTGTGCTAACAAATGtaccatgaaagaaaaaagtcaaagggctagggagatggcgtTACAGTCAGGGGCACTAACTGCTCCTGCTCCTGGGTTCTGCTCCCAGTACTTACATGAGGTAGCCtacctataactctagttctTGGTGATCCAAGACCCTTTGGCCTCTTATGTGTACATATGCTCAtggaggcacacacacatacacataaataaaaataagtaaatcttttctttaaaaagaaatgggtGGAGATACTAGAGGTAAAACTCAATAGTATGACATTGCCTAGGATGCATGAGACCTGGACCTCAATCCCTAGTATGAGAGAAGAGAAGGTAGGTCAGAATAGTTTGTGACACTCTACGGTTATTTGAGTTTCAGACTGCAAAGCCCATGCATAGAGTTTTGCCAAAAATTCTTGCTTTGCCCACAGTTGCCTCCCAGTGTCCAGGGCAGAGTGAGTCATGGCTGAAGAGACTGGCTTGCAAAGCTATGGATGGCACCATCTGGCCCTTTGTGGGAAGTTTTTCTACTCTGGTCTGAGGGAGAAACATGGAGACAAGAACAAGGATCCTTGTGTGTACAGGATCAGTGGTACAAAGAGAAACTCTCAGGATATGACATGGAAATGGGGAGAGGGAATAGAAGTCCAGAGAGATGAGCAGAGTGATTACAGGGCTTTTGGCTAAGAGCCCAACAAGGGTAGGACCACTGGATGGAACAAGGGTGGGTAAATTGTGTGTACAGAACTGAACAGCCTGCCTTGCCCAGGTTAAGTCCACTGTTGAGGAGGGAATTGGTCTCATTATTGTAACTGCAGGCAAAGTCCTGCAGTTGGCATCACTTTCCTCTTCTGGCTAAGCAATGATGGAAAGAGCagctcttcctgcttccacctagGAGAGAGGCACCAGAAAGTGAGGGAGAGTGGTCTATAGACTGGACAGCACAGGGAGGGTGGCAAAGATGATATTCACACCTTCGTTGTCCTGTCCTTGGATGACTGAGATAAAGTCGAGGGAGAGAGTAGCATGGAGAACGCAGAGCTTGGCAGAGGAAGAGGCCTTGGCTCTCACTGGACTTTTGCTGGTGGGTAGTGGGTAGCTAGAGGGTAGGTTCCGTTCATTCTCGCTCAAATGACGGTGGAATCTAGGCAAGATCATGGAGGAGGCAAACCAAATGAGATGGGGGAATTGGGGGTGTGCTTCATGACTGTAAAGCTATGTCACCAAGTGGTAACCTTGTCACCACAGTTGTCTTCCACTGACAGAACTGAGCACATGCCTCTATCCTGTGTGTGTGAAAAGCCAATAAacacagtgggggtgggggaagaggagagcagagggaaATTAGGAAATAACAAGAGTGGTAGGTTAATTCCTGAACATCCTGGAGACATTTAGGCACCATCATATCAGAAAGACTTGTTCCGTCTCAAGTACAAAGGGGTAATATGTTGCATGTTCAAAGAAACCTCATAGAAGAATCTTTGAGCTTCTAATTTAGCTCTAACATGAGGTTTATTCTAGCCTAGTAGAAGAGAGGATGGACAGCTCTGACTGGCTTACACTAGAACCTTGATGGTTTTCTAAGCAGACCCTCACTTGAAATAAGCAATCAAGCATAGAAATTTAAGTGGTTATTAGCAGTCATTTACAGGGCCATTCCTCcctacccaccccaccccccaccaggCACACCAAGCATTGGCCTTATCCCCTAAAACTCCATACCTAGTGATTGAATCTCCCTACCCCTGGGGCAATGCCTGCTGCTGTCAGCTAAGCAGGACTCCTGTCTGCTGCTGGAATGTCCTCAGGGGCTGGGGGGTGTTATTTTCTCCACAGATCTGAGAGACCCAGCATGTATCACACTCACTACCTGCTCCTCCTTCTGGCTGGACCCTTGGTGCTTTCTCACAGCCAGGAGGTCCAAGAGCCTGACGACACAGCCAACCGAACCTACAGAGAGTCCTCACAGTGGAACACCTCGGTCTACCAGATTGCCCCCAGCAATGCCAACTTTGCCTTTGGCCTCTACCACCTGATAGCATCCCAAAACTCTGGGGAAAACATTTTCTTCTCCCCACTCAGCATCTCCATCGCCTTGGCCATGCTGTCCACTGGGGCTGGCGGGAACACCCAGACTCAGATCCTGGAAGGCCTGCGTTTCAACCTCTCAGCGCTGTCAGTTCCTGAAATCCATGAGGGCTTCAGGTTCTTACAGCACTTGCTAGGTCACTCAGCCACTGATCTGCGCATCTATGTAGGAAACGCTCTGATCCTGAGCCAGGACATGCAGCTTCTCCCTGAATTCGCCAGTGCCACCGAAACCTCCTACAACAGCAAAGTCTTACTCGCTAACTTCAGAGACACGGAGGCTACGACCCAGCTCATCAACAACTATGTCAAGGAGAAAACTCATGGGAAGATCAAGGATTTGGTCAGAAACCTGAGCCCTGACATAAGAATGGTGCTGGTGAATTTTATCTTCTTCCAAGGTGAGCCAAAAAGGTGCCAGCTGATCATATACTCCTGCTGGGAGATATGGAGGAGGAAGGTGGGCTGGAGGACCAAGGGACCTCTAGCTCTTTCTATGGCCCCATCTTCTCATGAAAACCTCCAGAGCTCAATGGAGCTCAGCTCACTTTTCAAACCCAGCCTTTAATGTTTCTTTTGGAGAAACAGAGGGCATTGTCACAGTACACGGCAGAGGTCTGAGGACCACTTGTGGgcattgtttctctcctttcgTCACGTGTGTCTGTCTGCACTGAAGATCAAAATCACGTCATGAGACTTGGTGGCAGTATTTCTGCCCCAAATCTCAGTAACTGGCTCTGACTCAGGATTCAGGAGAGCAAAGTGAAAGCCTACTCAGGCAATCATCCAGGAAAATTAGTCTCCACACCTGTCTATCACATGTGGCATGCACTCAAACCCAACTTCCTTTTAAAGATtcggggtttttgttgttgttgtttgtttgtttatctctttagctctatgtctctgtgtgggtgtgcacatgtAAGCACAGGTGCTGGCCACAGCCAGAGGCATCATATCacctggtgctggagttacatCTGGTTGCCAGCCAAGTGGATATTGGAAATTGAACCCCTAGAAAAGCAAcaggtgttcttaactgctgagccatctctttagccgaGTGGttttcaatcttcctaatgctgtgacactttCATACAGTTCTTTGTATTGTGATGACCCCCCAATCATAAACTATTTCatcactacttcataactgtaattttgccagtGTTATGAACCAGAATGTAGGATATCCACTTGGGCCATTTCTCCCAGCCACATCCAGCTGTAGGAACAGAGGTGGATTAACCGGGCCTCTGGGGTTTAGGTCAGCACACAGCTTTGCTAGGTCATTTCACTGGGAAAAGCAAAAAGCAAGGTTTTAAGtgtttgcaagcaaatggttgtGACAGCCACTGACATCTAGACTGTCAGTGGGATCATGGGGAAACAGTGAGGAGGTGGTAGATGGGAAAGAGGGATTGAGATCTCCATGGCAGTGCGGTGGAGGagtctggagcagtggttctcaacctgtggctcatGACTGCAGGGCCCAAGTGGGTGTGGCCTCTCCTCTTGGTCATGCGTGTGAATCTCCATGGTCACTGCCTAAGCCCACATCCCCTCACATAGCACTTCACACTCCAGAGCTTGCTCCTGTCTGCCTCTCAGATTCTAGTTGCAGGGATAGGGTACTCATCACAGAGAACTTCAGTGGAGGCAAGGTTTTTACTGATCGTGGTTTCAGAGCGTGATGGCACAGAGagcaggcagagagcagagcagaATAGTGACAAAAGGGTACCAGAGCCCCTGGCAACATGTCCCCAGTGTCCTTCCTCTATTCTGCTCCTCCACAGTGGGACCCATAGTAtatccatcaaaatgactaaccCGTTCATTAGATCAGAGCCCTTAATAACACAATTGTTTTGGAAATGCCCTTAAAAACATGTCCAAGTGGTATGCTAACATCTTAGAGCaatggtcctcaaccttcctaatgctgagaccctttactCCAGTgcctcatgttgtagtgatccctaaccataaaaattattttgttgccacttcataattgtaattttgctgctgttatgaatcatagtgtaaatatcttTGGAGATAGAAGCTTGCCAAAGtggctgtgacccacaggttgagaaccgctgttctaGATTATTCTCAACTGAATCAAGCTTCCAAATGAGATCAACTATTCCTCCTGGAAGACTTGAATAGGACACAGTGACAATGAGGAAGGGTCTTTAGCGACTACACCATGCTCCGGGCTGCAGGTGCCATTCCTCACAGGAATATTTGGCTTCTCTGTCTCCCTTGTGCTCTCAGGTCTGTGGAAgaaacccttttcttcctctaGAACCATCGAGAGTGACTTCTACGTAGACAAGGACACAGTTGTGAAGGTGCCCATGATGGTGCAATATCAAAAGGAACACTGGTATCTTGAAGAC
Proteins encoded in this region:
- the Serpina4 gene encoding kallistatin; the protein is MYHTHYLLLLLAGPLVLSHSQEVQEPDDTANRTYRESSQWNTSVYQIAPSNANFAFGLYHLIASQNSGENIFFSPLSISIALAMLSTGAGGNTQTQILEGLRFNLSALSVPEIHEGFRFLQHLLGHSATDLRIYVGNALILSQDMQLLPEFASATETSYNSKVLLANFRDTEATTQLINNYVKEKTHGKIKDLVRNLSPDIRMVLVNFIFFQGLWKKPFSSSRTIESDFYVDKDTVVKVPMMVQYQKEHWYLEDRHVPCMVLRMDYKGNDAVAFFILPHQGKMKEVEQVLSPGMLTRWNHLLQNRYFYRKVTLHFPKFSISNSYALDEILPNLGFQDLFTSRANFSNINHEERLQLSKVFHKATLDVNEVGTEAAASTVSFATFLSAQYEKHFLIFNRPFFLVIYSTSTRNTLFMGKVVDPTA